The Salvelinus alpinus chromosome 35, SLU_Salpinus.1, whole genome shotgun sequence genome window below encodes:
- the LOC139564435 gene encoding trypsin-2-like, with the protein MISLVFVLLIGAAFATEDDKIVGGYECKAYSQPHQVSLNSGYHFCGGSLVNENWVVSAAHCYKSRVEVRLGEHNIQVTEGSEQFISSSSVIRHPNYSSYDLDNDIMLIKLSKPATLNTYVQPVALPTSCAPAGTMCTVSGWGNTMSSTADSNKLQCLNIPILSYSDCNNSYPGMITNAMFCAGYLEGGKDSCQGDSGGPVVCNGELQGVVSWGYGCAEPGNPGVYAKVCIFNDWLTSTMATY; encoded by the exons ATGATTTCTCTGGTCTTCGTTCTGCTCATTGGAGCCGCTT TCGCCACGGAGGACGACAAGATCGTCGGAGGGTATGAGTGCAAGGCCTACTCCCagccccaccaggtgtctctgaACTCTGGGTACCACTTCTGTGGTGGCTCGCTGGTCAATGAGAACTGGGTTGTGTCTGCTGCTCACTGCTACAAGTC ccgTGTGGAGGTGCGTCTGGGCGAGCACAACATCCAGGTGACTGAGGGTAGCGAGCAGTTCATCTCTTCATCAAGCGTGATCCGTCACCCCAACTACAGCTCCTACGACCTCGACAATGACATCATGCTGATCAAGCTGAGCAAACCCGCCACCCTCAACACCTACGTGCAGCCTGTTGCTCTGCCCACCAGCTGTGCCCCCGCTGGCACAATGTGTACCGTCTCTGGATGGGGAAACACCATGAGCTCCA CTGCTGACAGCAACAAGCTGCAGTGCCTGAACATCCCCATCCTGTCCTACAGCGACTGTAACAACTCCTACCCTGGCATGATCACCAACGCCATGTTCTGTGCTGGATACTTGGAGGGAGGCAAGGACTCTTGCCAG ggtgacTCCGGTGGCCCAGTGGTGTGCAACGGTGAGCTCCAGGGTGTTGTGTCCTGGGGTTACGGCTGTGCCGAGCCCGGTAACCCCGGTGTCTACGCCAAG GTTTGTATCTTCAACGACTGGCTGACCAGCACCATGGCCACCTACTAA
- the LOC139564439 gene encoding trypsin-2-like → MKTCLSSTMIGLIVLTLLGAAAAAPMDDRIVGGYECEAHSQPWQASLNIGYHFCGGSLINDQWIISAAHCWMNPWSQLAILGDHHIWEHEGTEQYMSVDAIYWHQSYDYQTLDHDIMLLKLAHPVTLNKFVKPIALPTACPKAGDMCVVSGWGNIYTDSVFNPFNLQCVNIPILSKKACEESYPGQITDTMVCAGYLEGGKDACQGDSGGPLVCNGELHGIVSWGVGCAQPNYPGVYTKVCALLPWIHEIITNY, encoded by the exons ATGAAGACTTGTCTCAGCAGCACGATGATTGGCCTGATTGTACTCACACTCCTGGGGGCTGcag cGGCAGCTCCTATGGATGACAGGATCGTGGGGGGTTATGAGTGTGAGGCTCACTCCCAGCCCTGGCAAGCCTCTCTTAACATCGGCTACCACTTCTGTGGTGGCTCCCTCATTAACGACCAGTGGATCATCTCTGCCGCCCACTGCTGGATGAA tccttgGAGTCAGCTTGCCATCCTGGGTGACCACCACATCTGGGAGCACGAGGGCACGGAGCAGTACATGTCTGTGGACGCCATCTACTGGCACCAGAGCTATGACTACCAGACCCTGGACCACGACATTATGCTGTTGAAGCTGGCCCACCCTGTCACTCTCAACAAGTTTGTCAAACCCATCGCCCTGCCCACGGCCTGCCCCAAGGCCGGGGACATGTGTGTGGTGTCTGGATGGGGAAACATCTACACTGACTCTG tgtTCAACCCATTTAACCTGCAGTGTGTGAACATCCCCATCCTGTCTAAGAAGGCCTGTGAGGAGTCCTACCCTGGCCAGATTACTGATACCATGGTGTGTGCCGGATACCTGGAGGGAGGCAAGGACGCCTGTCAG ggTGACTCCGGCGGTCCCCTGGTATGTAACGGAGAGCTGCATGGCATCGTGTCCTGGGGTGTTGGCTGTGCCCAGCCCAACTATCCTGGTGTCTACACCAAGGTCTGTGCCCTGCTGCCCTGGATCCATGAGATCATCACCAACTACTAG
- the LOC139564164 gene encoding trypsin-like, with the protein MRLLALILLVGAAVAVPREDGKIIGGQECEPHSRPWMASLNYGYHFCGAVLINEQWVLSVAHCWYNPYAMQIMLGEHNLRVFEGTEQLMKTQNIIWHPSYDYQTLDYDMMLIKLFHPVEITDYVKPIPLPTGCPYAGLPCSVSGWGNIATEEVNMPVRLQCLDVPILEDEKCEMAYPGMLTRRMVCAGYMDGGRDVCNGDSGSGLVCLGELHGLVSWGQGCAVPGYPGVYVKVCEFLPWIDETMKANM; encoded by the exons atgagACTGCTCGCTCTGATACTGCTGGTTGGAGCTGCTG tggcaGTGCCCCGTGAGGATGGTAAGATCATCGGTGGCCAGGAGTGTGAACCTCACTCCCGACCCTGGATGGCCTCCCTCAACTACGGGTACCACTTCTGCGGAGCCGTGCTCATCAACGAGCAGTGGGTGCTCTCTGTCGCTCACTGCTGGTACAA cccctaCGCTATGCAGATCATGCTTGGAGAGCACAACCTGCGTGTGTTTGAGGGAACTGAGCAGCTCATGAAGACTCAAAACATCATCTGGCATCCCAG CTATGACTACCAGACGCTGGACTATGACATGATGCTGATCAAGCTGTTCCACCCTGTGGAGATCACTGATTATGTGAAGCCCATCCCGTTGCCCACAGGCTGCCCATACGCAGGCCTCCCCTGCTCCGTCTCTGGCTGGGGCAACATCGCCACCGAAGAGG TAAACATGCCCGTCCGTCTGCAGTGTCTGGATGTGCCCATACTGGAGGATGAGAAGTGTGAGATGGCCTACCCTGGCATGCTCACCCGCAGGATGGTGTGTGCCGGATACATGGACGGAGGCAGAGACGTATGCAAC ggggacTCTGGCAGTGGTCTAGTATGTTTGGGTGAATTGCATGGTCTGGTGTCCTGGGGTCAGGGCTGTGCCGTGCCTGGATACCCCGGAGTCTACGTCAAAGTGTGTGAGTTCCTCCCCTGGATCGATGAGACCATGAAGGCCAACATGTAA